A portion of the Tepidisphaeraceae bacterium genome contains these proteins:
- a CDS encoding transposase: MGEQQDGRFTPSDAALIRHKARRLVGHHGYRSSDVEDLEQDLMLHVLRQSHRPPRPRVARGIHDHGRTGGPLAGAVVVDGATDTGVFVAWVEHALVPHLRPGETVVMDNLRPHHSPRVRELIESMCCRMLYLPPYSPDFNPIEPMWSKVKGHLRSAAARTYEALQQAVTDAPHAVTPNDCHGFFRHCSYDAA, from the coding sequence GTGGGCGAGCAACAGGACGGGCGGTTCACGCCATCGGACGCGGCGCTGATCCGCCACAAGGCCAGGCGGCTGGTCGGCCACCACGGCTACCGCAGCAGCGATGTCGAGGACCTCGAGCAGGACCTGATGCTCCACGTCCTCCGCCAGTCGCACCGCCCGCCCCGGCCGCGGGTCGCGCGAGGCATTCATGACCACGGTCGGACGGGCGGCCCGCTGGCCGGGGCCGTGGTGGTCGACGGCGCGACGGACACGGGCGTGTTCGTCGCCTGGGTCGAGCACGCCTTGGTCCCGCACCTGAGGCCCGGCGAGACGGTCGTGATGGACAACCTGCGGCCGCACCACAGCCCGCGCGTGCGTGAGCTGATCGAGTCGATGTGTTGCCGGATGCTGTACCTGCCGCCCTACTCGCCGGATTTCAACCCGATCGAACCGATGTGGAGCAAGGTGAAGGGCCACCTGCGTTCCGCCGCCGCCCGGACGTACGAGGCGTTGCAGCAGGCCGTGACCGACGCCCCGCACGCCGTCACCCCCAACGACTGCCACGGCTTCTTCCGGCACTGCAGTTACGACGCTGCTTAA